The proteins below come from a single bacterium genomic window:
- a CDS encoding YIP1 family protein: protein MEMLTFLSFWRLIVFQPKKFFREYFREEFSPYFWFTLIIYGVADEINRIDQQFVKWDLKNKLDQVEFLNNWFIYWTFAIIIGLIIGYCFYRLGGWFFNLRVKWSKGVANIKTARFINLYSCFLPCFITVFVSIIETLSSPKPYIPDEPLLPMKDLLLAIISIVASYYSIYVGYQGVTIVMKPEKWRCRIWFLILPALFFSLVGIGAIVALCAIFHMKG from the coding sequence ATGGAAATGCTGACTTTTTTAAGTTTCTGGAGGTTAATAGTCTTTCAGCCAAAGAAATTTTTTAGGGAATATTTCCGGGAGGAATTTTCACCATATTTTTGGTTTACACTCATAATCTATGGAGTGGCTGATGAAATTAATAGAATTGACCAGCAATTTGTAAAATGGGATTTGAAAAATAAATTGGATCAAGTTGAGTTTTTGAATAATTGGTTTATCTATTGGACATTCGCCATAATTATAGGATTGATAATAGGTTATTGTTTTTATAGATTAGGCGGTTGGTTTTTTAATCTACGGGTAAAATGGTCGAAAGGAGTAGCGAATATCAAAACAGCAAGATTCATTAATCTTTACTCATGTTTCCTCCCATGTTTTATTACTGTTTTTGTATCAATTATAGAGACTTTGAGCAGTCCAAAGCCTTATATTCCTGATGAGCCATTGTTGCCTATGAAAGACCTATTATTAGCTATAATTAGCATAGTTGCAAGCTATTATTCTATTTATGTAGGTTATCAAGGAGTAACGATTGTAATGAAACCAGAAAAATGGAGATGCCGAATATGGTTTCTAATTTTGCCAGCACTGTTTTTTTCTTTGGTAGGAATTGGAGCAATCGTCGCTTTGTGTGCAATTTTCCATATGAAAGGGTAA